TACGCAGCCTCTCACTGGTTACCGACGACTACGAGGGACTCCTAGCCCAGGGAGAGTTTCCCTTCACGAACGCGCCGCCGCCGGAAGAGGACGGCGAAATCTGCATCAACTACACCAGCGGCACCACCGGATTCCCCAAAGGCGTGGTGTTCACCCACCGCGGCGCCTGGATGAACGCGATCGGGGAAGCGCTGGAGCACGGCCTCTCGAACCGTTCCGTCTACCTGTGGACGGTGCCGTTGTTCCATTGCAACGGCTGGTGCTTTTCCTGGGCGGTAACCGCAGTGGGCGGCCGTCACGTCCTGCTGCCACACGTGGACTACGAGCGCATCGTGGAGCTCATACGCGGTGAGCAGGTCACACACATGTGCGGAGCGCCGGTCGTGCTCAACGGCCTGACGCAGCACTGCGCGCGCCACGGCATCCGCTTCGAACACGGCCTGAAGATCGTCACCGCAGGCGCGCCGCCTTCGCCGGCCGTGCTGCGCGCGGCCGAGGGCATGGGCGCGCAAGTGGCGCACAGCTACGGCCTCACGGAGACCTACGGCCCGCACACCGTCTGCGCCTGGAAGCCGGAGTGGGACGCGCTCCCGCTCGACGAGCGCGCCCAGCTCAAGGCCCGGCAGGGCGTGCCCTACGTGATTGCCGGCACCAACCTGCGCGTGGTCAACGGCGACATGAGCGACGTCCCCGCCGACGGCAAGACCATGGGTGAGGTCCTCATGCGCGGCAACAACGTCATGCTCGGGTACTTCAAGAATCCCGAAGCGACGGAAGAGGCATTCCAGGGCGGCTGGTTCCACTCCGGCGACATCGCCGTGGTCCATCCCGACGGCTACATAGAGATTTGCGATCGCAAGAAAGATATCGTCATCTCGGGA
This genomic stretch from Terriglobales bacterium harbors:
- a CDS encoding acyl--CoA ligase family protein yields the protein MKNVLTPLDFLARSAQVYRNSVAVVDGERRFTYAEFNQRVHRLASALRRHGVVPGDRVAVLAPNTLAALEPHFGVLLAGAMLVMLNIRLKAQELGWMLNHCEAKVLIADPQFLPVLDPVRDELRSLSLVTDDYEGLLAQGEFPFTNAPPPEEDGEICINYTSGTTGFPKGVVFTHRGAWMNAIGEALEHGLSNRSVYLWTVPLFHCNGWCFSWAVTAVGGRHVLLPHVDYERIVELIRGEQVTHMCGAPVVLNGLTQHCARHGIRFEHGLKIVTAGAPPSPAVLRAAEGMGAQVAHSYGLTETYGPHTVCAWKPEWDALPLDERAQLKARQGVPYVIAGTNLRVVNGDMSDVPADGKTMGEVLMRGNNVMLGYFKNPEATEEAFQGGWFHSGDIAVVHPDGYIEICDRKKDIVISGGENISSIEVEKVLYEHPAVMECAVIAVPDDKWGEAPQAHVTLKSGQNANAEELIQFCRARLAHFKCPKKVVFGPLPKTATGKIRKAELRQAAWAGYEKKVKG